From Trichoplusia ni isolate ovarian cell line Hi5 chromosome 11, tn1, whole genome shotgun sequence, the proteins below share one genomic window:
- the LOC113498747 gene encoding SID1 transmembrane family member 1-like, giving the protein MAVLSWIKVVFLIGLPYICMQENINKGEIIFHYNNTYKYNVPYTISVNKSTEYILEFAGETEAYDTPARVTVASDFANKTYPLFITARQQKGVFSWQLPMLVQTPVSLEQFTNISRTLCPHNNMFTDDEDTCDVSTQNTPIIHLTSSSPDSINVTILVETVTDFFVRLNSTTNLTITPSQPMYYFFPFDQSNDLDLSYRHAKRKYLCNTELNDDEQTTLHKHYLMSNLDSHSWLYRPKSVIVMIESDDDICAVVSIQNFSCPVFDNERDILYDGYYLTMTRRGGITLTQDTFPVGFYIVFIVKTSDEDCTDKAGNNTLPRVAHYLGWAEEEVVQLVTNDGRVKTFSFRIIQTISYQEYAIAAGAVLAFFSSFYVAFIIAVFCRKKVIGHGQGQGQLVTSEEEGLSTPPVPQDLPSSGPTRRRRVAIDSHSGESSRHCLVGEGDMYAEQRTCPDGSSSSDTESDFSTLDDVNTDKDIYRLGGKLCVANLARCRPRVLSARSKMYLWNVLTVAVFYTLPVIQLVVTYQRLLNQSGNQDLCYFNFLCAHPLLVLSDFNHVYSNLGYVLLGLLFLAQVWRRHSTHQNKTPEQKELGIPQHFGLLYAMGIALVSEGLLSAAYHVCPNSMNFQFDTSFMYVTSVLCMVKIYQSRHPDINARAHATFGVLALIIFIGLVGVLNANFYFWIAFTVLHLVTCLIMTFQIYYLGRFRLDGGLVSRAARSLLSRPLAAITPTHCGRCVLLLIANLANWAIAAYGVAQHSRDFASHLLLVLMSNLFLYTLFYIVMKLLHRESIRWYSWVFIAMTYSIWFGSSYFYLDQNTNWALTPAQSRQNNRQCSLLQLYDSHDIWHFLSSTAMFFSFNMYLTIDDNLSRTPRSNIMVF; this is encoded by the exons ATGGCGGTATTAAGTTGGATAAAAGTAGTGTTTTTAATCGGTTTACCATACATATGTATGCAAGAAAATATCAACAAAGGCGAAATTATTTTCCACTATAACAATAC ATACAAATATAATGTTCCATACACAATCTCGGTTAACAAGAGTACTGAATATATACTGGAGTTTGCTGgg gagACGGAGGCATACGACACTCCGGCCCGAGTGACGGTGGCGAGTGATTTCGCGAATAAAACATACCCCTTGTTTATTACAGCGAGACAACAAAAGG GTGTGTTCTCCTGGCAGCTCCCAATGCTAGTCCAGACCCCAGTCAGCTTGGAGCAGTTCACGAATATATCTCGAACACTATGCCCTCACAATAACATGTTTACAGATGACGAAGATACTTGTG ATGTTTCTACACAAAACACACCAATAATACATCTAACATCATCATCACCGGATTCGATAAATGTTACCATTTTAGTAGAAACCGTCACAGATTTCTTCGTCCGTTTAAATTCTACCACGAATTTAACAATAACGCCAAGCCAACCGATGTATTATTTCTTCCCGTTCGATCAGTCGAATGATCTGGACCTGTCTTACCGACACGCGAAAAGGAAGTATTTGTGTAACACAGAATTGAATGATGATGAACAAACGACTTTGCATAAGCATTATTTGATGAGCAACTTGGATTCCCACAGCTGGTTGTATCGACCTAAGAGTGTGATCGTCATGATTGAATCGGACGATGATATATGTGCTGTTGTTTCGATACAGAATTTTTCG TGCCCAGTATTTGATAATGAGAGAGATATATTATACGATGGATATTATTTAACTATGACGCGAAGAGGCGGGATCACTCTCACA CAAGACACATTCCCAGTTGGTTTCTACATAGTGTTCATTGTGAAGACATCAGACGAGGATTGTACTGACAAGGCCGGCAACAATACACTACCTCGCGTCGCGCACTACCTGGGCTGGGCCGAGGAGGAGGTAGTGCAGTTAGTGACCAACGATGGCCGGGTCAAAACCTTCAG TTTCAGGATAATTCAGACGATATCTTACCAGGAGTACGCTATAGCCGCGGGCGCGGTGCTAGCATTCTTCAGTTCCTTCTATGTAGCCTTCATCATAGCCGTGTTCTGCAGGAAGAAGGTCATAGGTCACGGACAAGGTCAAGGTCAACTGGTGACCAGTGAGGAAG AGGGTCTCTCAACTCCCCCAGTCCCCCAGGacttgcccagcagtgggcccacacgccgccgccgcgtgGCCATAGACTCGCACAGCGGCGAGAGCTCGCGACACTGTCTCGTTGGTGAAGGGGACATGTACGCTGAACAGAGAACTTGTCCAG atggCAGTTCATCATCAGATACTGAATCAGATTTCTCAACTCTTGACGATGTGAACACGGATAAGGATATCTACAGATTAGGCGGGAAACTGTGTGTTGCCAACTTAGCTAG ATGTCGTCCGCGCGTGCTCTCAGCTAGATCCAAGATGTATCTGTGGAATGTTTTGACTGTCGCCGTGTTTTACACCTTGCCTGTCATACAGCTAGTCGTCACTTATCAACGG CTGCTGAACCAGTCGGGCAACCAGGACCTGTGCTACTTCAACTTCCTGTGCGCGCACCCGCTGCTGGTGCTGTCGGACTTCAACCACGTGTACTCCAACCTGGGCTACGTGCTGCTGGGCCTGCTGTTCCTGGCGCAGGTCTGGCGCAGGCATAGCACGCACCAGAACAAGACGCCCGAACAG AAAGAGCTAGGCATCCCGCAACACTTCGGGCTGTTGTACGCGATGGGCATAGCGCTGGTGAGCGAGGGCCTGCTGTCCGCCGCCTACCACGTCTGTCCCAACAGCATGAACTTTCAATTTG ATACATCATTCATGTATGTGACCTCAGTGCTATGCATGGTCAAGATATACCAGTCTCGACACCCGGATATCAACGCGAGGGCACACGCGACCTTCGGAGTGCTagctttaattatatttattg GTCTCGTTGGAGTGCTGAACGCTAACTTCTACTTCTGGATAGCGTTCACTGTCCTTCACCTCGTGACTTGCCTCATCATGACCTTCCAGATATACTACCTGGGCAGGTTTAGACTGG ACGGCGGGCTGGTGTCCCGCGCGGCCCGCTCGCTGCTGTCGCGGCCGCTGGCCGCCATCACGCCCACGCACTGCGGCCGCTGCGTGCTGCTGCTCATCGCCAACCTCGCCAACTGGGCCATCGCCGCCTACGG cGTCGCCCAACACAGCCGCGACTTCGCCTCTCACCTGCTGCTGGTGCTCATGAGCAACTTGTTCCTCTACACTCTGTTCTACATCGTGATGAAGTTGCTGCATCGGGAGTCCATACGGTGGTACAG CTGGGTGTTCATCGCGATGACGTACTCCATATGGTTCGGATCCAGCTACTTCTATTTAGACCAGAATACTAATTGGGCG CTGACCCCAGCGCAGTCGCGTCAGAACAACAGACAATGTTCTCTACTACAATTGTACGACTCTCACGACATTTGGCACTTCCTCTCCTCGACCGCCATGTTTTTCTCATTCAATATGTACCTAACCATAGACGATAATCTCTCTAGAACTCCGAGAAGTAACATTATGGTATTCTAA